Proteins co-encoded in one Aggregicoccus sp. 17bor-14 genomic window:
- a CDS encoding 2OG-Fe(II) oxygenase, translating into MPTFTLSDAEVQALGEQGYFVRPAFLGEAAALRVREAALARAGELAPAGVRRGADRRVEAQTRQDLIAWLETAPGTVLGEAFDAFRQLGDEVSRAAYLGLGRFDVQLALYPGEGARYVRHRDAFPGAAGDNRRLTAILYLNPAWEPAHGGQLRLFTEAGPVDAEPVLDRLVVFLSERLEHEVLPSHAPRLALTAWFYGRAAGGG; encoded by the coding sequence ATGCCCACCTTCACCCTCAGCGACGCCGAGGTCCAGGCCCTTGGAGAGCAGGGCTACTTCGTGCGGCCCGCGTTCCTCGGAGAGGCGGCGGCGCTGCGCGTGCGCGAGGCCGCGCTCGCACGGGCCGGAGAGCTCGCGCCCGCAGGCGTGCGGCGCGGTGCGGACCGGCGGGTGGAGGCGCAGACCCGGCAGGATCTCATCGCGTGGCTCGAGACTGCGCCCGGCACGGTGCTGGGCGAGGCCTTCGACGCCTTCCGCCAGCTCGGCGACGAGGTGAGCCGCGCGGCGTACCTGGGACTCGGTCGCTTCGACGTGCAGCTCGCGCTCTACCCCGGCGAGGGCGCGCGCTACGTGCGCCACCGCGACGCGTTCCCGGGGGCCGCGGGGGACAACCGGCGGCTGACGGCGATCCTCTACCTGAATCCTGCGTGGGAGCCCGCGCACGGCGGGCAGCTGCGGCTGTTCACCGAGGCGGGCCCCGTGGACGCGGAGCCCGTGCTCGACCGGCTCGTCGTCTTCTTGAGCGAGCGGCTCGAGCACGAGGTGCTGCCCTCGCACGCGCCGCGGCTCGCGCTCACGGCGTGGTTCTACGGGCGCGCGGCGGGCGGCGGGTAA
- a CDS encoding DUF4230 domain-containing protein, whose product MTPSPTPPRALSRLLLVLLGLGAGALIAWLALRPAPQRLPDGPTVVEQMREVARLETLEVSLYKKVDFTPEPPPPGSLWRDVLTWGRYSVNPPRGKVLVFADAQLGYDFGAFDARSLHVEGTRVDVKLPPLKVQVQLKPAETEVIGSNLDTAETAQLLEHARAAFEQEVSQDARLRERARGSAERSLRGLLLSLGYREVRFVERLPDAGGAG is encoded by the coding sequence ATGACGCCCTCTCCCACCCCGCCCCGCGCCCTCTCGCGCCTGCTGCTCGTGCTGCTGGGGCTGGGAGCCGGAGCGCTCATCGCCTGGCTCGCGCTGAGACCCGCGCCGCAGCGGCTCCCGGACGGCCCCACGGTGGTGGAGCAGATGCGCGAGGTGGCGCGGCTCGAGACGCTCGAGGTCTCGCTCTACAAGAAGGTGGACTTCACGCCGGAGCCGCCGCCGCCGGGCTCGCTGTGGCGCGACGTGCTCACCTGGGGCCGCTACTCGGTGAATCCGCCGCGCGGCAAGGTGCTGGTCTTCGCGGACGCGCAGCTGGGCTACGACTTCGGCGCCTTCGACGCGCGCTCGCTGCACGTGGAGGGCACGCGGGTGGACGTGAAGCTGCCGCCGCTCAAGGTGCAGGTGCAGCTCAAGCCGGCGGAGACCGAGGTCATCGGCTCCAACCTGGACACGGCGGAGACGGCGCAGCTGCTCGAGCATGCGCGCGCGGCGTTCGAACAGGAGGTGTCCCAGGACGCGCGGTTGCGCGAGCGGGCGCGCGGCTCGGCGGAGCGCTCGCTGCGGGGGCTGCTGCTCTCGCTCGGCTACCGCGAGGTGCGCTTCGTGGAGCGCCTGCCGGATGCGGGCGGCGCGGGGTAG
- a CDS encoding LysR substrate-binding domain-containing protein, producing the protein MSRPPLNALQGFVAAARRGNLSRAAESLHLTVSALSHQIRGLEEHLGQRLFTRQARGVELTPDGRQLLERVDVHLDALEQALRPYRARRDEVLTLTLMPSFASSWLVPRLPAFLAAHPQLEINLQSTTDLVDFERDTSVDAGLRFGRGQWPGLQAVHLFDDWVTPSASPALLERLGRPTLRTLSRFPLLGAAGGTWNEWFAAHGGTPPPRYVANFDDSETLHRAAAEGLGVALGRLTLMRPLVESGRLVRLFPERLRSEYAHYLVFPPRSQSHAGLAAFRTWVLAEAQRYVQEDLRPSYPAPPASGRRSTKRTSR; encoded by the coding sequence GTGAGCGCGCTGAGCCACCAGATCCGCGGCCTCGAGGAGCACCTTGGCCAGCGCCTCTTCACGCGCCAGGCGCGCGGCGTGGAGCTGACCCCCGACGGACGCCAGTTGCTCGAGCGCGTGGACGTGCACCTGGACGCGCTGGAGCAGGCGCTGCGCCCCTACCGCGCCCGGCGCGACGAGGTGCTCACGCTCACCCTGATGCCCTCCTTCGCCTCCAGCTGGCTGGTGCCGCGGCTCCCTGCGTTCCTCGCGGCGCACCCGCAGCTGGAGATCAACCTGCAGTCCACCACGGACCTCGTGGACTTCGAGCGCGATACCTCCGTGGATGCGGGCCTGCGCTTCGGGCGCGGGCAGTGGCCGGGCCTGCAGGCCGTGCACCTCTTCGACGACTGGGTCACCCCCTCCGCGAGCCCCGCGCTCCTCGAGCGGCTCGGGCGGCCCACGCTGCGCACCCTCTCGCGCTTTCCCCTGCTGGGGGCAGCGGGCGGCACCTGGAACGAGTGGTTCGCCGCACACGGCGGCACGCCACCGCCGCGCTACGTGGCGAACTTCGACGACTCGGAGACCCTGCACCGCGCCGCCGCAGAGGGGCTCGGCGTGGCGCTGGGCCGCCTCACGCTGATGCGCCCGCTGGTGGAGTCAGGCCGGCTCGTGCGCCTCTTCCCCGAGCGGCTGCGCTCCGAGTACGCGCACTACCTCGTCTTCCCGCCACGCTCGCAGTCGCACGCGGGGCTCGCGGCCTTCCGCACCTGGGTGCTCGCCGAGGCGCAGCGCTACGTGCAGGAGGACCTGCGCCCCAGCTACCCCGCGCCGCCCGCATCCGGCAGGCGCTCCACGAAGCGCACCTCGCGGTAG